The Methylotenera sp. G11 genome includes a window with the following:
- a CDS encoding ATP-binding protein: MSSNSKPNKNQQAGTLNKYRGIILAVSLFLVFNLAVLGLNFYTSSTLDSDAVSINLSGRQRMLSQRTAKVLLSIQVDAAQGRFDPKNTEELKKVSTLFDTTLNGFKTGGTVVGGDEKPVLLQKVSGDAAVKAVDAALLIWQPYKQLLQPVIQSSVVDEVTLDIATDYARANNLKLLKLMNDLTTQLEQNTKAKAGNLQLIQTIALVLSLLLFANIVFNALRKLRSADGEIEKAQRETAEILNTVKEGLFLLDPELNIGSQFSSSIGKILQHEVSAHMPFMPILEQLVSAEIYTSAKDYIQLLFGNKVKENLMLSLNPLTQVKVQAKTDTEPRYLSFQFNRVVEDKRVLHLLVTVQDVTEQVTQAEELAALKGQSSINLELLKKLLQADTYQLQDFLSHAHDSLESLNGILANADKRAANHADLANQCFRIIHAIKGEAAAMGLVAIETLAHEFEEHLVTLRKKDEWDAQEILSLPVMLSGMLEQIRQIETISTVMQAHHQANNSAAKPPSISTSVGSNLQRLAEQVSQSQNKKVQLKLEIDLLDQMDTKTVHQLQQIGIQLIRNGICHGIESPDIRLAKGKAAHGEIAIFTRMNQEGEVDFIVRDDGQGIVPSRIRTAMLSSGNYAADAVNQLSDKEIVGKLFEPGFSTASSTDKDAGRGIGMDLVQSLISEIGGDLKIDTKADVFTQFAFRLSKHAKPSINLNATEAVV, translated from the coding sequence ATGTCCAGTAACAGTAAGCCCAATAAAAACCAACAAGCAGGCACGCTGAATAAATATCGCGGCATTATATTAGCCGTCTCACTTTTCCTGGTTTTCAACCTGGCCGTGCTAGGCCTTAACTTCTACACTTCATCTACGCTCGATAGCGATGCGGTATCCATCAACCTTTCCGGTCGCCAGCGCATGCTTTCGCAACGTACGGCCAAAGTGCTGCTGTCTATTCAGGTCGATGCCGCGCAAGGCAGGTTTGACCCGAAAAACACCGAAGAACTCAAAAAAGTCAGCACCCTGTTCGACACCACGCTGAATGGCTTTAAAACAGGCGGCACCGTAGTTGGCGGCGACGAGAAACCCGTATTGCTGCAAAAAGTGAGTGGCGATGCCGCGGTCAAGGCCGTGGATGCTGCCCTGCTGATCTGGCAGCCATATAAGCAACTGCTACAGCCGGTGATTCAAAGCAGCGTAGTAGATGAGGTGACGCTGGACATTGCCACCGACTATGCACGCGCAAACAATCTCAAGCTGTTAAAACTGATGAATGACCTCACCACACAACTGGAGCAAAACACAAAAGCCAAAGCCGGCAACCTGCAGCTGATCCAGACCATTGCGCTAGTGCTGTCCCTGCTGCTGTTTGCCAACATTGTATTCAATGCGCTGCGCAAGCTGCGCTCAGCCGATGGCGAGATTGAAAAAGCCCAGCGCGAAACCGCCGAGATACTGAATACGGTAAAAGAAGGTTTGTTCCTGCTGGATCCGGAGTTAAATATAGGCAGCCAGTTTTCCAGTTCCATTGGAAAAATCTTGCAGCATGAAGTCAGCGCTCACATGCCGTTCATGCCGATTCTGGAGCAACTGGTTTCAGCCGAGATTTACACCTCGGCCAAAGATTATATTCAGTTGCTGTTCGGCAACAAGGTGAAAGAGAACCTGATGCTGAGCCTGAATCCGCTCACGCAGGTAAAAGTGCAGGCGAAAACCGATACGGAACCGCGCTACCTGAGTTTTCAGTTTAACCGCGTGGTTGAAGATAAACGTGTTCTGCACCTGCTGGTCACCGTGCAGGATGTCACCGAACAGGTCACCCAGGCGGAAGAGCTCGCCGCACTGAAAGGCCAATCGAGCATTAATCTTGAATTGCTGAAAAAGTTGCTGCAGGCCGATACATACCAGTTACAGGACTTCCTGAGCCATGCCCATGACAGCCTTGAATCGCTGAACGGCATACTGGCCAATGCGGATAAACGTGCAGCGAATCATGCCGACCTGGCCAACCAGTGCTTCCGCATCATTCACGCCATCAAGGGCGAAGCGGCGGCCATGGGCTTAGTCGCGATTGAAACACTGGCACATGAATTTGAAGAACACCTGGTAACGCTGCGTAAAAAGGACGAGTGGGATGCGCAGGAAATCCTGAGCCTGCCGGTGATGCTCAGCGGCATGCTTGAACAGATCAGGCAGATTGAAACGATTTCAACCGTGATGCAGGCGCATCATCAGGCTAACAACAGCGCAGCCAAACCGCCTTCCATCTCGACCAGCGTTGGCAGCAACCTGCAACGCCTGGCAGAACAGGTAAGCCAAAGCCAGAACAAGAAAGTGCAGCTGAAACTGGAAATTGACCTGCTCGACCAGATGGACACCAAAACCGTGCATCAGTTACAGCAGATCGGTATCCAGTTGATACGCAACGGCATCTGCCATGGCATTGAGTCACCCGACATCAGGCTAGCAAAAGGCAAGGCGGCTCATGGCGAAATCGCCATCTTCACCCGCATGAATCAGGAAGGCGAAGTTGACTTTATCGTACGCGATGACGGGCAAGGCATCGTGCCCAGCCGCATCCGGACTGCAATGCTGTCGTCCGGAAATTATGCAGCTGACGCCGTGAATCAGTTAAGCGACAAAGAGATTGTAGGCAAACTGTTCGAACCTGGATTTTCTACTGCAAGCAGCACGGATAAAGACGCCGGCCGCGGTATAGGCATGGATCTGGTGCAATCCCTGATTAGTGAAATCGGCGGAGACCTCAAGATAGATACCAAAGCCGATGTGTTCACGCAGTTCGCATTCCGGCTTTCCAAACACGCAAAACCTTCCATTAACCTGAATGCCACAGAGGCCGTTGTATGA
- a CDS encoding type I restriction-modification system subunit M has product MTSIQQRAELQRQIWQIANDVRGSVDGWDFKQYVLGTLFYRFISENFANYIEGGDDSIDYAKLGDDVITAEIKDDAIKTKGYFIYPSQLFTNVAAKANTNESLNTDLANIFSAIESSANGYPSEEDIKGLFADFDTTSNRLGNTVKDKNMRLAAVLKGVEGLRFGNFEDNKIDLFGDAYEFLISNYAANAGKSGGEFFTPQHVSKLIAQLAMHKQTSVNKIYDPAAGSGSLLLQAKKQFDDHIIEEGFFGQEINHTTYNLARMNMFLHNINYDKFDIALGNTLLDPHFGDEKPFDAIVSNPPYSVNWIGSDDPTLINDERFAPAGVLAPKSKADFAFVLHALSYLSSKGRAAIVCFPGIFYRGGAEQKIRKYLVDNNYVETIISLAPNLFFGTTIAVTILVLSKHKTDTNTQFIEASGLFKKETNNNILTDAHIEQIMQVFDSKMNIDHLAKSVPFEQVAANDYNLSVSSYVEAKDNREVVDIAQLNAELKTTVAKIDQLRKEIDAIVTEIEGEEL; this is encoded by the coding sequence ATGACAAGCATCCAACAACGCGCCGAACTGCAACGCCAAATTTGGCAAATTGCCAATGATGTGCGTGGCTCTGTCGATGGCTGGGATTTTAAGCAATATGTACTCGGCACATTGTTCTATCGCTTTATCAGCGAAAACTTTGCTAACTACATCGAAGGTGGCGATGATAGCATCGATTATGCCAAGCTCGGTGATGACGTGATCACCGCAGAAATAAAAGACGATGCTATTAAAACCAAGGGGTATTTCATTTACCCTAGTCAGCTATTTACCAATGTTGCCGCCAAGGCCAATACCAATGAAAGTTTAAATACCGATTTAGCCAACATCTTCTCCGCGATAGAAAGCTCAGCTAACGGCTACCCATCAGAAGAAGATATTAAAGGCTTATTTGCGGATTTTGACACCACCAGCAATCGCCTAGGTAACACCGTTAAAGATAAAAACATGCGATTGGCTGCGGTGCTCAAAGGCGTTGAAGGTCTTCGTTTTGGCAATTTTGAAGATAACAAAATCGACCTGTTTGGCGATGCCTACGAGTTTTTAATTTCCAACTATGCCGCCAATGCAGGTAAGTCAGGCGGTGAGTTTTTCACACCACAGCATGTGTCTAAACTCATTGCACAACTGGCCATGCACAAACAAACCAGCGTCAATAAAATTTATGACCCAGCGGCGGGTTCGGGCTCGCTATTGCTGCAAGCAAAAAAACAATTTGACGACCATATCATTGAAGAAGGCTTTTTTGGTCAGGAGATCAACCACACCACCTACAACTTGGCACGGATGAATATGTTTTTGCACAACATCAACTACGACAAGTTTGATATTGCGCTGGGTAATACCTTATTAGACCCGCATTTTGGCGATGAAAAGCCCTTTGATGCCATCGTCTCCAACCCGCCTTATTCAGTCAATTGGATAGGTAGCGACGACCCCACGCTGATTAACGATGAGCGCTTTGCCCCCGCAGGTGTGTTGGCACCAAAATCCAAGGCGGACTTCGCCTTTGTACTGCATGCGCTCAGTTATTTATCTAGCAAAGGCCGTGCTGCCATTGTCTGCTTTCCGGGTATTTTTTACCGTGGCGGAGCTGAGCAAAAAATACGCAAATACCTGGTTGATAACAATTATGTTGAAACCATTATTTCGCTCGCGCCCAATTTGTTTTTTGGTACCACCATCGCCGTCACTATTCTGGTGCTCTCCAAACACAAAACCGACACCAACACCCAGTTTATTGAGGCCAGCGGCCTGTTTAAAAAAGAAACCAATAACAATATCCTCACCGATGCTCATATTGAACAAATTATGCAGGTTTTTGATAGCAAGATGAATATCGATCACCTCGCCAAATCTGTACCCTTTGAGCAGGTGGCCGCCAACGATTACAACCTATCGGTGAGCAGCTATGTCGAAGCCAAAGACAACCGCGAAGTGGTGGACATTGCTCAGCTCAATGCAGAGCTGAAAACCACCGTGGCTAAAATTGACCAGCTACGCAAAGAGATTGATGCCATCGTCACCGAGATTGAAGGCGAGGAGCTGTAG
- a CDS encoding chemotaxis protein CheX, translating into MSDLSEKDIEIFIEAIGGYFKQITKEAASVGVAYLAKNAFPMNDYTGMIKVSADYEGALYFSAPSAMLRHLLTVMKEPNQSDENLLDAVGEIANTISGNARKYFGENMVISIPEKIAHLPENLDHQARPYAYVIIIKWKHYSASLIVDISRIR; encoded by the coding sequence ATGAGCGACTTAAGCGAAAAAGACATTGAAATCTTTATTGAAGCAATAGGCGGCTATTTCAAACAGATTACAAAAGAAGCGGCATCGGTCGGCGTGGCATACCTCGCCAAAAACGCATTCCCGATGAACGACTACACCGGCATGATCAAAGTCAGTGCAGACTACGAAGGCGCGCTCTACTTCTCGGCGCCCAGCGCCATGCTGCGGCACTTGCTCACGGTCATGAAAGAACCCAACCAGTCTGATGAAAACCTGCTGGATGCCGTAGGCGAAATCGCCAACACCATCTCAGGCAACGCACGCAAATATTTCGGCGAAAACATGGTCATCTCCATACCGGAAAAAATCGCGCACCTGCCAGAAAACCTGGACCACCAGGCACGCCCCTATGCCTATGTGATCATTATTAAATGGAAGCATTACAGCGCATCACTGATAGTGGATATTTCAAGAATCCGTTAA
- a CDS encoding response regulator, giving the protein MKLMIVDDSNIIRSRISRIMTDAKLPPIEIVGTAGNGTDAFALFTQERPELVTMDLTMPEMDGVECTTLLVEFNPEVKILIVSALSDKATAIEALKNGASGFLYKPFTDEELVNALLELIKE; this is encoded by the coding sequence ATGAAACTCATGATCGTCGATGACTCCAATATCATCAGAAGCCGTATTTCAAGGATTATGACAGATGCCAAGCTGCCGCCTATCGAAATCGTGGGTACCGCTGGCAACGGCACCGATGCATTCGCGCTGTTCACGCAAGAACGCCCGGAACTGGTCACCATGGACCTGACCATGCCGGAAATGGATGGCGTGGAATGCACCACCCTGCTGGTTGAATTCAACCCTGAGGTAAAAATCCTGATCGTATCCGCCCTCAGCGACAAAGCCACCGCGATTGAAGCACTTAAAAACGGCGCCAGCGGGTTCCTGTACAAACCATTTACCGATGAAGAACTCGTGAACGCCTTACTGGAGCTAATAAAAGAATGA
- a CDS encoding AAA family ATPase, with amino-acid sequence MGQTLTEIAQQLKDANKKVQLIYAFNGTGKTRLSLEFKNPLAEENDAEEEDNAEASELSRKNILYYNAFTEDLFYWDNDLNGDQDRKLKIHPNVFTKWVLEEQGQGPKIIDHFQRLTNTNIEPKFSDDFTEIYFAIRGDEHRVPIKISKGEESNLIWCIFYSLLDLIVEELSSPEDDRSTNDFNKLEYVFIDDPVSSLDDNHLIELAVDLAKLVKNCSADLKFIITTHNPLFYNVLSNEFNNKLAKDPTADNIEWKYRPAEAQKSRLDKSADGTFVLTKLDGKTPFSYHLLLLSEIRDAISSNQIRKYHFNFLRNILEKTTTFLGHDKWENLLPKEADGNPDVFANRLLNLSSHSAHAGEETGEVGAKDKEKLEELVNFLSSEYGFRKQNAQNE; translated from the coding sequence ATGGGACAGACATTAACTGAAATTGCCCAGCAACTGAAGGATGCCAATAAAAAGGTTCAACTTATCTATGCCTTTAATGGCACTGGCAAAACGCGCCTTTCTCTAGAGTTCAAGAACCCACTTGCAGAAGAAAATGATGCTGAAGAGGAAGATAATGCCGAAGCATCAGAGCTGTCACGTAAAAATATTCTTTATTACAACGCCTTCACCGAAGACCTGTTTTATTGGGATAACGACTTAAACGGTGATCAAGATAGAAAGCTAAAAATCCACCCCAACGTTTTCACCAAATGGGTACTCGAAGAACAAGGACAAGGTCCAAAAATAATTGATCACTTTCAAAGGCTAACGAATACCAACATTGAGCCTAAATTTAGTGATGATTTCACTGAGATTTACTTTGCAATACGAGGTGACGAGCATAGAGTCCCCATTAAGATTTCTAAGGGTGAAGAAAGTAATCTGATTTGGTGCATTTTTTATAGCCTTTTAGATCTGATTGTAGAGGAGCTAAGTAGCCCTGAAGATGATAGAAGCACCAATGATTTCAATAAATTAGAGTATGTGTTCATTGATGACCCTGTGAGTTCACTCGATGATAATCATCTAATTGAGTTGGCAGTTGATTTAGCGAAGCTGGTTAAAAATTGTTCTGCTGACTTAAAATTTATCATCACGACACATAACCCACTTTTTTATAATGTCCTCTCCAATGAGTTTAATAACAAGCTGGCTAAAGACCCAACTGCTGACAACATTGAGTGGAAATATAGACCAGCGGAGGCACAAAAATCCCGTTTGGATAAGAGTGCTGATGGGACATTTGTTCTCACGAAGCTAGACGGTAAAACGCCATTTTCATATCACTTGCTTTTGCTATCTGAGATTAGAGACGCTATTAGTAGCAACCAAATTAGAAAATACCACTTTAACTTTCTGAGAAATATCTTGGAAAAAACAACTACTTTTTTAGGCCATGATAAATGGGAAAATCTTCTACCCAAAGAAGCGGACGGTAATCCAGACGTTTTTGCCAATCGACTTCTAAACCTTTCAAGTCATTCTGCACACGCGGGTGAAGAGACTGGTGAAGTAGGAGCAAAGGATAAAGAAAAACTAGAAGAGCTCGTTAATTTTTTAAGTAGTGAATATGGATTCAGGAAACAGAATGCACAAAATGAGTGA
- a CDS encoding restriction endonuclease subunit S: protein MSSVKFMDRLLDGVEVEWRALWEVTTWDKKFNAVESHKQPNVIKYHYFLAKELNSLVTIDGNVKLLTTNISNKYTTEELAGDKVSDGEVIAIPWGGDAVVQYFKGKFLTSDNRIATSNDTNYLNTKFLYYFLLNNLEILSSFYRGSGIKHPNMAAVLDIKIPIPCPENQKKSLEIQAEIVHILDSFTELTAELTAELTAELTARKKQYNYYRDQLLSFEEGEVEWKTLGELAENLDSMRKPITSGLRDAGEIPYYGASGIVDYVKDYIFDGDYLLVSEDGANLVARSTPIAFSISGKSWVNNHAHVLKFNTYAERRFVEFYLNNMDLTPYISGAAQPKLNQKNLNNISIPNPSPSEKIRIVAILDKFDALTNSLTEGLPREIALRQKQYEYYRNLLLNFPKPEEVAA from the coding sequence ATGAGCAGCGTGAAATTTATGGACAGGCTGCTGGATGGGGTCGAGGTGGAATGGAGAGCACTCTGGGAAGTCACGACGTGGGACAAAAAATTTAATGCAGTTGAAAGTCATAAGCAACCCAATGTTATCAAATACCACTATTTCCTTGCCAAAGAGCTAAATTCATTGGTAACTATAGACGGCAATGTAAAGCTATTAACAACAAACATATCGAATAAATACACAACAGAGGAACTGGCTGGAGATAAAGTTAGCGATGGTGAGGTTATAGCTATTCCTTGGGGTGGGGATGCAGTAGTTCAGTACTTTAAAGGAAAGTTTTTAACATCAGACAACCGTATTGCAACTTCTAATGACACAAATTACTTGAACACCAAATTTCTCTACTATTTTTTGCTGAACAACCTTGAAATATTAAGTTCATTTTATAGAGGCTCAGGGATAAAGCACCCGAATATGGCTGCTGTTCTTGATATAAAAATCCCCATTCCCTGCCCAGAAAACCAAAAAAAATCGCTTGAAATTCAAGCGGAAATTGTCCACATTTTGGACAGTTTTACGGAGCTTACAGCGGAGCTTACAGCGGAGCTTACAGCGGAGCTTACAGCCCGAAAAAAACAATACAACTATTACCGCGACCAGTTGTTGAGTTTTGAAGAGGGGGAAGTCGAGTGGAAAACTTTGGGGGAACTTGCAGAGAATCTTGATTCGATGCGTAAACCTATAACCAGCGGTTTAAGAGATGCAGGTGAAATTCCTTATTACGGTGCATCTGGAATAGTTGATTATGTAAAAGACTATATTTTTGATGGTGATTATTTACTTGTTTCAGAAGATGGTGCAAATTTAGTTGCTAGAAGCACACCGATAGCATTTAGTATAAGCGGTAAAAGCTGGGTAAATAATCACGCCCACGTGCTTAAATTCAATACATATGCAGAGCGAAGATTTGTTGAGTTCTATCTAAATAATATGGACTTAACGCCATACATCTCAGGGGCAGCTCAACCTAAATTAAACCAAAAGAACTTAAACAACATCTCCATTCCAAATCCTTCACCTTCAGAGAAAATCCGCATCGTCGCCATCCTCGACAAATTCGACGCCCTGACCAATTCCCTCACTGAAGGCTTGCCCCGCGAAATTGCATTGCGCCAGAAGCAATACGAGTATTACCGCAATTTGCTGTTGAACTTTCCCAAGCCTGAAGAAGTAGCGGCATAG
- a CDS encoding type I restriction endonuclease subunit R produces the protein MSDYKTIAESTNFIVLDKYTKEWQVNQSYQSEYDLEREFIADLQKQGYEYLHDLKTSKAMLANVREQLQTLNKVQFLDGEWQRFIETYLDKPSDSITDKTRKIHDNYIHDFVFDDGHIQNIYLLDKKNIARNKVQVIRQFEQKGTQANRYDVTVLVNGLPLVQVELKKRGVAIREAFNQVHRYSKESFNTENSLFKYLQIFVISNGTDSRYFANTTKRDKNSFDFTMNWAKSDNTLIKDLKDFTATFFQKNTLLNVLLTYSVFDVSDTLLVMRPYQIAATERILWKINCAYQSKSWSTLEGSGYVWHTTGSGKTLTSFKAARLATELAFVEKVFFVVDRKDLDYQTMKEYQRFSPDSVNGSDSTAGLKRNLEKDDNKIIVTTIQKLNNLMKSEGDLPIYNQQVVFIFDECHRSQFGEAQKNLNKKFKKFFQFGFTGTPIFPKNALGAETTASVFGRELHSYVITDAIRDEKVLKFKVDYNDVRPQFKAIESEQNEKKLTAAENKQALLHPDRIKEISQYILNNFRQKTHRLSANGKGFNAMFAVSSVDAAKLYYESIKNLQKESARPLKIATIFSFAANEEQDAVGDIVEESFEPSAMDSSAKEFLSAAITDYNAMFKTNFGVDSKEFQNYYRDLALKVKNQEVDLLIVVGMFLTGFDAPTLNTLFVDKNLRFHGLMQAYSRTNRIYDATKTFGNIVTFRDLEQATIDAITLFGDNNTRNVVLEKSYKEYMEGYTDVATGEARRGYLDVVTELQARFPNPDEIVKEQDKKDFAKLFGEYLRVENILQNYDEFASLKDLQGLDLSDAKAVEAFKAKYYLSDDDLAVMQAIKVPAERTIQDYRSTYNDIRDWLRREKAANEKDASTIDWDDVVFEVDLLRSQEINLDYILELIFEHNKKIKDKASLVEEARRVIRASIGNRAKESLIVDFINQTNLDEILDKASIIEAFFAFAQAEQQREAEALIAAESLNAEAAKRYIAASLRREYASENGTELNAVLPKMSPLNPQYLTKKQSVFQKISAFVEKFKGVGGQV, from the coding sequence ATGAGTGATTACAAAACGATTGCTGAATCCACCAATTTTATCGTTTTAGATAAATACACAAAGGAATGGCAGGTCAACCAATCTTATCAAAGTGAATATGATTTAGAACGTGAGTTTATTGCTGACTTGCAGAAACAAGGCTATGAATACTTGCACGACTTAAAAACCAGCAAGGCGATGCTTGCCAATGTGCGTGAACAGCTACAAACGCTGAATAAAGTGCAATTTTTAGACGGTGAATGGCAGCGTTTTATTGAAACCTACTTAGACAAACCTAGCGATAGCATTACCGACAAAACCCGAAAAATTCATGACAACTACATCCACGATTTTGTGTTTGATGATGGTCATATCCAGAACATTTACCTGTTAGATAAAAAGAATATTGCTCGTAATAAAGTGCAGGTGATTCGCCAGTTTGAGCAAAAAGGTACGCAGGCTAACCGCTACGATGTTACGGTGTTGGTGAATGGCTTGCCTTTGGTGCAAGTGGAGCTAAAAAAACGCGGGGTAGCGATACGCGAGGCGTTTAATCAGGTACATCGCTACAGCAAAGAAAGCTTTAATACTGAAAACTCACTATTTAAGTATTTGCAGATTTTCGTGATTTCTAACGGCACGGATAGCCGTTATTTTGCCAACACCACCAAGCGCGATAAAAACAGTTTTGATTTCACCATGAATTGGGCGAAGTCTGACAACACCTTGATTAAAGACTTAAAAGACTTTACCGCCACGTTTTTTCAAAAAAATACCTTGCTCAATGTGTTGCTGACTTACTCGGTGTTTGATGTAAGCGACACATTGCTGGTAATGCGCCCTTACCAAATTGCGGCGACTGAGCGTATTTTGTGGAAAATCAATTGCGCCTACCAAAGCAAAAGCTGGAGTACGCTGGAAGGCAGTGGCTATGTTTGGCACACCACAGGATCGGGTAAGACCTTAACTAGCTTTAAAGCAGCACGTTTGGCGACGGAGCTGGCTTTTGTTGAAAAGGTTTTCTTTGTGGTTGACCGCAAAGACCTCGATTACCAAACCATGAAGGAGTATCAGCGCTTTTCACCTGATAGCGTCAATGGTTCTGACAGCACTGCGGGGCTCAAGCGTAACCTTGAGAAAGATGATAATAAAATCATCGTCACCACCATTCAAAAACTTAATAACTTGATGAAAAGCGAAGGTGACTTGCCGATTTACAACCAGCAAGTGGTGTTTATTTTTGATGAATGCCACAGAAGCCAATTTGGTGAAGCTCAAAAAAACCTAAACAAGAAGTTTAAAAAGTTCTTCCAGTTTGGGTTTACAGGTACGCCAATTTTTCCTAAAAACGCTTTGGGGGCAGAGACTACTGCCAGTGTGTTTGGGCGTGAGCTGCATTCGTATGTGATTACCGATGCGATACGCGATGAGAAGGTGCTCAAGTTCAAGGTGGACTACAACGATGTGCGCCCACAGTTTAAGGCGATTGAGTCTGAGCAAAATGAAAAAAAACTCACGGCCGCAGAAAACAAGCAAGCCCTGTTGCACCCTGACCGCATTAAGGAGATTTCGCAGTACATCTTAAATAACTTTAGGCAAAAAACACATCGTTTAAGTGCAAATGGAAAAGGCTTTAATGCCATGTTTGCCGTAAGCAGTGTGGATGCTGCCAAGTTGTATTATGAGTCGATAAAGAACTTGCAGAAAGAAAGTGCAAGACCACTCAAAATTGCAACAATTTTCTCCTTTGCTGCTAATGAAGAGCAAGACGCAGTAGGCGATATTGTTGAGGAGAGTTTTGAACCTTCAGCAATGGATAGTAGCGCCAAAGAGTTTTTAAGTGCTGCGATTACTGATTACAACGCTATGTTTAAGACTAATTTTGGCGTTGATAGCAAAGAGTTTCAAAACTACTACCGCGACCTTGCCTTAAAGGTAAAGAATCAGGAAGTAGATTTACTGATTGTGGTGGGTATGTTTTTAACTGGCTTTGATGCCCCCACCTTGAACACCTTGTTCGTAGATAAAAACCTACGTTTTCACGGTTTGATGCAAGCCTATTCACGCACCAATCGTATTTATGATGCCACTAAGACCTTTGGCAATATTGTGACGTTTAGAGATTTAGAACAAGCCACGATTGATGCGATTACCCTGTTTGGCGACAACAATACTAGAAATGTGGTGCTGGAGAAGAGCTACAAAGAATATATGGAAGGCTATACCGATGTAGCGACGGGTGAAGCACGACGCGGTTATTTGGACGTGGTGACAGAGCTGCAAGCGCGCTTCCCTAACCCTGACGAGATTGTTAAAGAACAAGATAAAAAAGATTTTGCCAAGTTGTTTGGGGAGTATTTACGCGTTGAAAATATTCTACAAAACTACGATGAGTTTGCCAGCTTGAAAGACTTGCAAGGTCTGGATTTAAGTGACGCTAAGGCTGTAGAAGCCTTTAAAGCTAAATACTATTTAAGCGATGATGATTTGGCAGTCATGCAAGCGATTAAGGTACCAGCCGAGCGTACCATTCAAGATTATCGTTCAACGTATAACGATATTCGCGACTGGCTCCGCCGTGAAAAAGCAGCCAATGAAAAAGATGCTTCTACCATTGATTGGGATGATGTTGTTTTTGAAGTGGACTTGCTTAGATCACAAGAAATCAATCTGGATTACATCCTTGAGCTGATTTTTGAACATAATAAAAAGATAAAAGATAAGGCCTCACTGGTTGAGGAAGCTCGGCGAGTTATTCGTGCAAGCATAGGCAACCGCGCCAAAGAAAGTCTGATTGTTGATTTTATTAATCAAACCAACTTGGACGAGATTTTAGACAAAGCTAGCATCATTGAAGCTTTCTTCGCATTTGCACAAGCTGAGCAACAACGTGAGGCTGAAGCTTTGATTGCTGCTGAGAGTCTCAATGCTGAAGCTGCCAAGCGCTATATCGCGGCATCATTAAGACGTGAGTATGCCAGTGAAAATGGCACAGAACTTAATGCTGTTTTACCAAAGATGAGCCCACTGAACCCACAGTATCTAACAAAGAAGCAGAGCGTATTCCAAAAAATTTCTGCTTTTGTTGAGAAGTTTAAAGGTGTGGGCGGGCAGGTTTGA